TGCCAGAGCCCCGCGCTCTGGGTCTGGAACTGTTCAATCAGCCGGGTGGCATGGCCCTGAAGGGGACCGGGGACGTAGGTGATCAACCCCTCCAGCCCGCGGTTCTGGATGATGCCCGCGACGAACTGCACCCCCTGGATGACCTCCGAGACGATGAAGGCCGTGAGCGCGGCGACCGGCGCCAGGAGGACGAGGACGAAGCCCACGCAGATGAGGCTCGCGGCCAGGTTCCTTCTTCCCCTGAACTTCTTCGTCAGCCACGTTTGCATCCCCTGGAAGGCGCCGGCGAGGACGGCCGCCAGGAAGAACGCCTCGAAGAAGGGGAAGGCAACCACCAGCAGCAGCGCGATGGAGAGGAGGATCAGCCCCACGAAGACACGGCGGGCACCTTGTTCTGTGGCCATGTGGGGAAAGTGGGGCTTCCCGGTGGCAAGAGGAAGCAGCCCTTGGGGGGCCTCCTGCCTGCCTGCTCTGGTTAAGAGCGTGCTTGCTTGCTGGGCGTACGGGCACGGCCGGGCGCCTTCGGCTTGGGCTCGCGGTGAAACAGCTTGCGCAGCTCGTCCTTGGCCTGTTTGAGGACACGCCGCCGCGAGTCTGGGAGGTTGTGGCCGGCGCGGTTCTCGTAGAACGTGAGCATGGACATGGCCGAGCGGAACGGGGCGGACTTCCGCCGGGCGCTGCGCTCGGCGGAGCGCTTCAGGGAGAGGGCAATGGCCCGGGAGAGCGCGTGAAAACCTTGTCCTCCAGGTTCATCGCGTCGCTGTGCTCCGTTACGTCGCGTGAGTCAGTACCGCTTTTTCGCTGGGAATGATCCAAACATGCGGATACCCCAGGCCCGGACAAGCGCTGCGGTTGCGGCCCCCCACAGGCGGCCGTATCCATGAGAAGTTTCCCCCATGTCCACGCAGCGGGCCGCAGGCTCTTCCGAACATTTCGACGTGCTGATCGTCGGAGCGGGCGTCTCCGGGATTGGGGCGGCCTACTACCTCCAGAAGGAGCACCCGTCGAAGTCCTACGCCATCCTGGAGGCACGGGGGGCGGCCGGCGGAACGTGGGAGCTGTTCCGCTATCCCGGCATCCGCTCGGACTCGGACCTGCACACCTTCGGCTATGCGTTCAAGCCCTGGGAGAGCCCCAAGTCCATTGCGGACGCGGATGCGATCCTCGCCTACCTGCGCGAGACCGCCGCCGAGAATGGAATCGACCGCCAGATTCGGCTGCATCACAAGGTGCATCGTGCCGCCTGGTCGAGCCGGGACGCTTGCTGGAGCGTGGACGTCGAGCGGACCGATACGGGCGAGCGCATCGAGGTGACGTGCCGGTGGCTGTTTGGCGCGGCGGGCTACTACCGGTATGACGAGGGGTACACGCCCCGGTTCGAGGGCACGCACCGGTTTGGCGGACAGATCGTTCATCCGCAGCACTGGCCCAAGGGGCTCGATTACGCCGGCAAGCGCGTCATCGTGATCGGCAGCGGTGCGACCGCCGTGACGATCGTCCCTGCGATGGCCGGGAAGGCCGCCCACGTGACGATGCTGCAGCGGACCCCCACGTACATCATGCCGCTTCCCTCCGAGGATGCGATTGCGAACCTGCTGCGGAGGTTGCTCCCTCGAAAGTGGGCGTATGCGCTCACACGGCGCAAGAACATCGCCGTGCAGCGGCTCTTCTGGCGGTTCTGCCGGCGCTACCCGAAGCTGGCGCGGCGGCTGATCCGGTACCTCAATGCGAGGCAGCTTCCGAGGGGATATCCGGTCGACGAGCACTTCAATCCACCCTACGAGCCGTGGGATCAGCGGCTGTGCATGGTGCCCGACGCGGACCTGTTCAAGGCGATTGGTCAGGGCAGCGCGTCGGTGGTCACCGATAAAATCGAGGCGTTCACCGAGCGGGGCCTCAAGCTCGAATCGGGCCGCGAGCTCGAAGCGGACATTGTCGTCACCGCCACCGGTCTGAACCTGCTGCCGTTCGGCGGCATCGCCCTGGCCGTCGATGGCGTCCCGGTACACCTGCCCGGCAAGGTGGCCTTCAAGGGCATGATGCTCGACGGTGTCCCCAACTATGCATTCGCGATCGGTTACACGAACTCATCGTGGACGCTGAAGGTCGGCCTGCTCTGTGAGCACTTCTGCCGCTTGCTCGCGTACATGGACGCGCACGGTTACACCATTTGCTGCCCCGAGCGGAGCGAGCCAGCCATGCCGACGCGGCCGCTGCTCGATTTCGGCGCTGGGTATGTGAGGCGGTCGCTCAGCGAGCTTCCGCTCCAGGGCACCCAAGCGCCTTGGTTGATGTCGATGGATTACTACTCCGACATGAAGCTCTTGAAGGAGGACTCGGTCGAGGACTCGAACCTGCGGTTCTCTTCCCACGACCGCGAGGAGGCCGCGCCCACGGCGAAGTCCGGGGCGGAGGGATGAAGGGCGGTGTGCCGCCCCCACGAGACGAATGCCGCATCCGCCGCACAGATCGAGGATCGCGGTCGCGTGCAGAGACGCTGCGGAAACCTGGCCTCCCCAGGGGAGGCCGAGGAAGATGGGGGAGGCTGCGGAAGACGGTCAGTTCATGCCGCCGTTGACGTACAGCACCTGTCCGTTGATCCATCGCGCGGGGCCCGCGAGGAAGGAGATGACTTCCGCGATGTCGTTGGGCTGTCCGAGGCGCTCCATCGGGTTGAGCTTCGCGATGCGCTCGACCGTCGCCGGGTCCTTGCCGGACAGAAAAAACTCGGTCTCCACGGGGCCTGGCGCGACCGCGTTGACGGTGATGTCGCGTCCCCGGAGTTCCCGCGCCAGGATCAGGCTCATGGCTTCCACGGCGCCCTTGGACGCGGCGTAGGCGGCATACGTGGGAAGTGCCTGCCGCTCGACGGATGTCGACAGGTTGATGATGGCTCCCCCCGAACGCACGTGCCGCGCGGCCTGCTGGGCGACCACGAAGGTGCCCCTCACGTTGGTCCGGTGTATCTGATCGAAGTCGCTCAGGCTGAACTCCGCGAGCAGCCCGAGGCGCATGATTCCCGCGGAGTTGACGACGGCATCCACCCCGCCGAACTCGCGCACGGTGGCATCGAACAGGGCCGCCACGGCGGTCTCGTCGGCAACGTCCGCTTGCACGGCGAAGGCGCGCCCCCCGGCTTCCTGGATCGCCGCGACCGTCTTCCCGGCCTCGGTGGCGTTGCCCGCGTAGTTCACCACCACGGACATGCCATCCCGGGCGAGCCGCAGCGCCGCTGCCTTCCCGATGCCCCGCGAGGCCCCCGTCACGATCGCGACCCTGGTCTTGTTGCTCATGGCTTCCTCCGTTGTTCGCGGACCGCGGGTGGGTGCGGCTCCGCATGACACGCAGATTGCGCCTTGCCCGAGCCCGCGGCACGTGCAAGCTTGGCAGTCTAAGCATGCAGAAAAGTAGGTCTCATGGCGTTCGATAGCCGCTTGCTGGATGGGTTGGGGGTCCTGCACGCCGTCGTGGAGGCGGGCAGTTTCGTCCGCGCGGGAGAGGCGCTCGGCCTGACCCAGTCCGCGGTCAGCCGCGCGGTCGCCCGGATCGAGGGCCGGATCGGCGTCCGCCTCTTTCATCGCACCGCCCGGTCGATCGCGCTGACCGATGAGGGACGCCGTTTCTACCAAGCCGTCATGCCGCACCTGGCGGCCATCGAAGACGCGACGGTGGAGGCGGGGAGCGCGTCCGCCAAGGTGCGCGGGAGGCTGCGCGTCAACGTCGACGGCGCCATCGGGCACTTCGTCCTCGCTCCCCGCATCCAGCCATTCCTCGACCAGCACCCAGCGCTTTTCGTCGAGCTCGCCGTCCGCGACCGGATGGGAGACCTGGCCGGTGAGGGCTTCGATGTGTGCATCCGCTTCGGTCAGCCGGAGCCTTCGGCATTGAAGTGCCGGCTCCTCCTGCGCTCGCGCGTGCTGACGTGCGCCTCACCGGCGTACCTGGCCCGCCACGGCGTCCCGCGCCACCCGGGCGACCTCGAAAAGGCGCATCGGTGTGTCCTGTTGAGGGACCCCTCCACCGGGAGCCACTTCGGGTGGGAGTTCGTGCGGGGGAAGAAGGCCGTTCCCGTCAACGTGACGGGACAGCTGATGGTGAATGACACGGGCTCGATGCTCGCGGCTTGCCTGGGGGGGCAGGGGATCGCGCAGCCACTCGAACTCTACTCGCGCGAGTACCTCGCGGACGGCCGGCTGGTTCAGTTGCTGCCCGATTGGGCGGACGAGACCTTTCCGCTCTACGCGTACCACCACTCCCCGCAGCTCATGTCCGCGAAGGTCCGCGCGTTCTTGGACTTCGTGACGGGGCTGGTGAAGTAGCGCCCTTCCCCTCGTGCTCAGAGTGCCTGTCCTGTGCGGGCGGGCGCCGTGAGCAGGGGAAGGGCCTGGGAGTTATGGCTGCGGTACGCCCAGCTCGTAGGCCTTGCGGATGGTCTGGGCGCAGGCACGTGACTTCTCGCCCTCCTCATTCGCGCCGAGCTGGCGGCTGCGGGCCAGGAGCATGTACCGGTCCTTGGCGGCGTTCACCCAGGGATAGAAGCCGAACGCTCCCGCCGACGAGTGTCCCGTCACGGTCCACACGCCATTGACGGTCTCGCCTTCGATCCAGTGCCCGAGCCCATAGTACGCCTGGCCTGCCGTCCACGGCGTGGAGGACACGTTGGGGCCCCCCTGCCAGGAGGGGACGGCGTCCACGGTCAGCTTGGAGGACAGCTCGTACTGGTTGTTGATCAGCTTCATCAGGAAGGTGCGGTAATGCGCCGCGCTGCCCGAGAAGCCCCCCGCCACGGCGACGTCGCTGTCGGACTCCGGCAGGGGGGTGCCCAGCCAGGCGTTGAGCCAGTCCATGACGCTCGCCACCCCCGTGCCCTTTCTCGCGCCGATATCATCCAGGGCCAGCTTCTGCATGTGCCCGCCGTTGTAGAAGAACCG
This window of the Stigmatella erecta genome carries:
- a CDS encoding DUF3175 domain-containing protein; this encodes MALSLKRSAERSARRKSAPFRSAMSMLTFYENRAGHNLPDSRRRVLKQAKDELRKLFHREPKPKAPGRARTPSKQARS
- a CDS encoding flavin-containing monooxygenase, with the translated sequence MLIVGAGVSGIGAAYYLQKEHPSKSYAILEARGAAGGTWELFRYPGIRSDSDLHTFGYAFKPWESPKSIADADAILAYLRETAAENGIDRQIRLHHKVHRAAWSSRDACWSVDVERTDTGERIEVTCRWLFGAAGYYRYDEGYTPRFEGTHRFGGQIVHPQHWPKGLDYAGKRVIVIGSGATAVTIVPAMAGKAAHVTMLQRTPTYIMPLPSEDAIANLLRRLLPRKWAYALTRRKNIAVQRLFWRFCRRYPKLARRLIRYLNARQLPRGYPVDEHFNPPYEPWDQRLCMVPDADLFKAIGQGSASVVTDKIEAFTERGLKLESGRELEADIVVTATGLNLLPFGGIALAVDGVPVHLPGKVAFKGMMLDGVPNYAFAIGYTNSSWTLKVGLLCEHFCRLLAYMDAHGYTICCPERSEPAMPTRPLLDFGAGYVRRSLSELPLQGTQAPWLMSMDYYSDMKLLKEDSVEDSNLRFSSHDREEAAPTAKSGAEG
- a CDS encoding LysR family transcriptional regulator, producing MAFDSRLLDGLGVLHAVVEAGSFVRAGEALGLTQSAVSRAVARIEGRIGVRLFHRTARSIALTDEGRRFYQAVMPHLAAIEDATVEAGSASAKVRGRLRVNVDGAIGHFVLAPRIQPFLDQHPALFVELAVRDRMGDLAGEGFDVCIRFGQPEPSALKCRLLLRSRVLTCASPAYLARHGVPRHPGDLEKAHRCVLLRDPSTGSHFGWEFVRGKKAVPVNVTGQLMVNDTGSMLAACLGGQGIAQPLELYSREYLADGRLVQLLPDWADETFPLYAYHHSPQLMSAKVRAFLDFVTGLVK
- a CDS encoding SDR family oxidoreductase; translation: MSNKTRVAIVTGASRGIGKAAALRLARDGMSVVVNYAGNATEAGKTVAAIQEAGGRAFAVQADVADETAVAALFDATVREFGGVDAVVNSAGIMRLGLLAEFSLSDFDQIHRTNVRGTFVVAQQAARHVRSGGAIINLSTSVERQALPTYAAYAASKGAVEAMSLILARELRGRDITVNAVAPGPVETEFFLSGKDPATVERIAKLNPMERLGQPNDIAEVISFLAGPARWINGQVLYVNGGMN